One segment of Methylocella silvestris BL2 DNA contains the following:
- a CDS encoding DUF2177 family protein, with amino-acid sequence MRYVIAYASTAVVFLGIDFVWLSFMGDRLYRATLQDVLRAGFDLPPALTFYALFVVGVVIFAVLPALASGRVSTAILYGALFGFFCYATYDLTSQATIRNWTWTLSLVDMSWGAVLTAAAASAGFHVTRALHG; translated from the coding sequence ATGCGCTATGTGATCGCTTATGCGTCGACCGCCGTTGTATTTCTCGGGATTGATTTCGTCTGGCTAAGCTTTATGGGCGACAGGCTCTACAGGGCTACGCTTCAGGACGTTTTGCGGGCTGGCTTCGACCTGCCGCCGGCGCTCACCTTCTACGCTCTTTTCGTCGTCGGCGTTGTGATCTTCGCTGTGCTGCCGGCGCTGGCCAGCGGGCGCGTCTCCACCGCGATCCTCTACGGCGCCTTGTTCGGCTTTTTTTGTTATGCAACCTATGATCTGACCAGCCAGGCGACGATCCGCAACTGGACATGGACGCTTAGCCTCGTTGATATGTCATGGGGCGCGGTTTTGACGGCGGCCGCCGCCTCCGCCGGATTTCACGTCACGCGCGCGCTGCATGGCTAG